In Streptomyces capitiformicae, one genomic interval encodes:
- the rpsQ gene encoding 30S ribosomal protein S17: MSENNVTETNTEARGFRKTREGIVVSDKMDKTVVVAVEDRKKHALYGKVIRSTSKLKAHDEQNAAGVGDRVLLMETRPLSATKHWRVVEILEKAK; this comes from the coding sequence ATGAGCGAGAACAACGTGACTGAGACGAACACTGAGGCGCGGGGCTTCCGCAAGACCCGTGAGGGCATCGTCGTCAGCGACAAGATGGACAAGACCGTCGTCGTCGCCGTCGAGGACCGAAAGAAGCACGCCCTGTACGGCAAGGTCATCCGCAGCACGAGCAAGCTCAAGGCGCACGACGAGCAGAACGCCGCCGGCGTCGGCGACCGTGTCCTCCTCATGGAGACCCGGCCGCTGTCCGCGACGAAGCACTGGCGCGTCGTCGAGATCCTCGAGAAGGCCAAGTAA
- the rpmC gene encoding 50S ribosomal protein L29 produces MSAGTKASELRELGNEELLAKLREAKEELFNLRFQAATGQLENHGRLKAVRKDIARIYTLMRERELGIETVENA; encoded by the coding sequence ATGTCGGCCGGTACCAAGGCGTCCGAGCTGCGCGAGCTGGGCAACGAGGAGCTTCTGGCGAAGCTCCGCGAGGCCAAGGAAGAGCTGTTCAACCTCCGCTTCCAGGCGGCGACCGGACAGCTTGAGAACCATGGCCGTCTGAAGGCGGTCCGCAAGGACATCGCGCGGATCTACACCCTGATGCGCGAGCGTGAGCTGGGCATCGAAACGGTGGAGAACGCCTGA
- the rpsC gene encoding 30S ribosomal protein S3, whose translation MGQKVNPHGFRLGVTTDFKSRWYADKLYKDYVKEDVAIRRMMTSGMERAGISKVEIERTRDRVRVDIHTARPGIVIGRRGAEADRIRGDLEKLTGKQVQLNILEVKNPETDAQLVAQAVAEQLSSRVSFRRAMRKSMQSAMKAGAKGIKIQCGGRLGGAEMSRSEFYREGRVPLHTLRANVDYGFFEAKTTFGRIGVKVWIYKGDVKNIAEVRAENAAARAGNRPARGGGADRPARGGRGGERRGRKPQQAAAEAPKAEAPAAPAESTGTEA comes from the coding sequence ATGGGCCAGAAGGTTAACCCGCATGGGTTCCGGCTCGGTGTCACCACGGACTTCAAGTCCCGCTGGTACGCCGACAAGCTGTACAAGGACTACGTCAAGGAAGACGTCGCCATCCGTCGGATGATGACGTCCGGCATGGAGCGCGCCGGTATCTCGAAGGTGGAGATCGAGCGCACCCGTGACCGCGTGCGGGTGGACATCCACACCGCTCGTCCGGGCATCGTCATCGGCCGCCGTGGCGCCGAGGCCGACCGCATCCGCGGTGACCTCGAGAAGCTCACGGGCAAGCAGGTCCAGCTGAACATCCTCGAGGTCAAGAACCCCGAGACCGATGCTCAGCTGGTTGCCCAGGCCGTCGCCGAGCAGCTCTCCTCCCGCGTCTCCTTCCGTCGGGCCATGCGCAAGAGCATGCAGTCCGCCATGAAGGCCGGCGCCAAGGGCATCAAGATCCAGTGCGGTGGCCGCCTCGGTGGCGCCGAGATGTCCCGCTCGGAGTTCTACCGCGAGGGCCGTGTGCCCCTGCACACGCTCCGCGCGAACGTGGACTACGGCTTCTTCGAGGCCAAGACGACCTTCGGCCGCATCGGTGTGAAGGTCTGGATCTACAAGGGCGACGTCAAGAACATCGCCGAGGTCCGCGCCGAGAACGCTGCCGCCCGTGCGGGTAACCGCCCGGCCCGCGGTGGCGGTGCCGACCGCCCGGCCCGTGGTGGCCGTGGTGGCGAGCGGCGCGGTCGCAAGCCGCAGCAGGCTGCTGCCGAGGCCCCCAAGGCTGAGGCTCCCGCCGCTCCGGCTGAGAGCACCGGAACGGAGGCCTGA
- the rplE gene encoding 50S ribosomal protein L5: MATTTTPRLKTKYREEIAGKLRDEFKYENVMQIPGLVKIVVNMGVGDAARDSKLIEGAIRDLTMITGQKPAVTKARKSIAQFKLREGQPIGAHVTLRGDRMWEFLDRTLSLALPRIRDFRGLSPKQFDGRGNYTFGLTEQVMFHEIDQDKIDRVRGMDITVVTTATNDAEGRALLRHLGFPFKEA; encoded by the coding sequence ATGGCTACCACCACCACTCCGCGTCTCAAGACGAAGTACCGCGAGGAGATCGCGGGCAAGCTGCGTGACGAGTTCAAGTACGAGAACGTCATGCAGATCCCCGGCCTCGTCAAGATCGTGGTCAACATGGGTGTGGGCGACGCCGCCCGCGACTCCAAGCTGATCGAGGGCGCGATCCGCGACCTCACCATGATCACCGGTCAGAAGCCGGCCGTCACCAAGGCCCGCAAGTCCATCGCGCAGTTCAAGCTGCGTGAGGGCCAGCCGATCGGTGCCCACGTCACGCTCCGTGGCGACCGCATGTGGGAGTTCCTGGACCGCACCCTGTCGCTCGCGCTCCCGCGCATCCGCGACTTCCGTGGTCTGTCCCCCAAGCAGTTCGACGGCCGTGGCAACTACACCTTCGGTCTCACCGAGCAGGTCATGTTCCACGAGATCGACCAGGACAAGATCGACCGCGTCCGGGGTATGGACATCACCGTGGTGACCACGGCGACCAACGACGCTGAGGGCCGTGCGCTCCTTCGTCACCTCGGCTTCCCCTTCAAGGAGGCGTGA
- a CDS encoding RNA ligase family protein has translation MRTHYPRTRHLPWSPGATADDLRVTDLSGLHGREVVVTEKLDGENTTLYADGLHARSLDSAHHPSRTWVKALQARIGHAIPEGWRVCGENMFARHSIAYEDLESWFYGFSVWDGDGRCLDWDRTVAFLRGLGVPVPRVLWRGVFDERALRALSLRLDRVRQEGYVVRVVGGFGAEEFGARVAKWVRAGHVRTDTHWMHAAVVENGLGPRAALWAVRSGATGDGAALAEAVGLPGEGDREAVAHFDAAGPTGDDRLVGVLAALLRGGRRARVAARLAGVIGMPLARRVADLVGLHPALHRPYPDEERRAGLVRMSYAVDLGLLHAVARATAVTDEAREQVEWSALHAEDVRGLDEGALREAFADLPADAAVRCRAEAREACARGRVGGVDEAVAATWRWRSGDFPRLIQTVGPAGSGKSTFARGLAGVDAYVSLDDLREARGSRADQRANAEVLREGLDLLGEALATGRTVVWDATSLNKQQRSLVHAVAHRRDALITHAVVLVDEDELIRRNARREHPVPPDVLTAQLRRFGPPYPGDAHRTWYVGASGTIEEEV, from the coding sequence ATGCGTACGCACTATCCACGGACCCGGCATCTGCCCTGGTCCCCCGGCGCGACCGCCGATGACCTCCGGGTCACCGACCTGTCCGGGCTGCATGGCCGCGAGGTCGTGGTCACCGAGAAGCTCGACGGGGAGAACACCACGCTGTACGCCGACGGGCTGCATGCCCGGTCGCTGGATTCCGCGCATCATCCGTCGCGTACCTGGGTCAAGGCGCTCCAGGCGCGGATCGGGCATGCGATACCGGAGGGCTGGCGGGTGTGCGGGGAGAACATGTTCGCCCGGCACTCGATCGCGTACGAGGACCTGGAGAGCTGGTTCTACGGCTTCTCCGTGTGGGACGGGGACGGGCGCTGCCTGGACTGGGACCGGACGGTCGCGTTTCTGCGCGGGCTCGGGGTTCCCGTGCCGCGTGTGCTGTGGCGGGGCGTGTTCGACGAGCGGGCGTTGCGGGCGTTGTCACTGCGGCTGGATCGGGTGCGGCAGGAGGGGTACGTCGTCCGCGTCGTGGGCGGGTTCGGCGCGGAGGAGTTCGGGGCGCGGGTGGCCAAGTGGGTGCGGGCCGGGCACGTACGGACGGACACGCACTGGATGCACGCGGCCGTCGTCGAGAACGGGCTCGGACCGCGGGCCGCGCTGTGGGCGGTGCGTTCGGGTGCGACCGGGGACGGGGCGGCGCTGGCGGAGGCCGTCGGGCTGCCCGGTGAGGGGGATCGGGAGGCCGTCGCCCACTTCGACGCGGCGGGGCCGACCGGGGACGACCGGCTCGTCGGCGTACTGGCCGCGCTGTTGCGGGGAGGCCGGAGGGCTCGGGTCGCGGCCCGGCTGGCCGGGGTCATCGGGATGCCGCTCGCCCGCCGGGTAGCCGACCTCGTCGGGCTGCACCCGGCGCTGCACCGGCCGTACCCGGACGAGGAGCGGCGGGCCGGACTGGTGCGGATGTCGTACGCCGTCGACCTCGGTCTGCTGCACGCGGTCGCCCGGGCCACGGCGGTGACGGACGAGGCGCGCGAGCAGGTGGAGTGGTCCGCGCTGCACGCCGAGGACGTGCGGGGCCTGGACGAGGGGGCCTTGCGGGAAGCGTTCGCCGATCTGCCGGCCGACGCGGCCGTCCGTTGCCGGGCCGAGGCACGGGAGGCGTGCGCGCGGGGGCGCGTCGGCGGTGTCGACGAGGCCGTCGCCGCGACCTGGCGGTGGCGGTCGGGCGATTTCCCGAGGCTGATCCAGACGGTCGGTCCGGCGGGCAGCGGCAAGAGCACCTTCGCCCGGGGGCTCGCGGGTGTGGACGCGTACGTCTCGTTGGACGATCTGCGCGAGGCGCGTGGCTCGCGTGCCGACCAGCGGGCCAACGCGGAGGTCCTGCGCGAAGGGCTCGACCTGCTGGGCGAGGCGCTGGCCACCGGTCGCACGGTGGTGTGGGACGCCACCTCCCTCAACAAGCAGCAGCGCTCGCTGGTGCACGCGGTCGCCCACCGCCGCGACGCCCTGATCACCCACGCCGTGGTCCTGGTGGACGAGGACGAGCTGATACGGCGCAACGCCCGCCGCGAGCACCCGGTGCCGCCCGACGTGCTCACCGCCCAGCTGCGCCGCTTCGGGCCGCCGTATCCGGGCGACGCGCATCGCACCTGGTACGTCGGGGCGAGCGGGACCATAGAGGAAGAGGTCTGA
- the rpsJ gene encoding 30S ribosomal protein S10 encodes MAGQKIRIRLKAYDHEVIDSSAKKIVETVTRTGASVAGPVPLPTEKNVYCVIKSPHKYKDSREHFEMRTHKRLIDILDPTPKTVDSLMRLDLPAGVDIEIKL; translated from the coding sequence ATGGCGGGACAGAAGATCCGCATCCGGCTCAAGGCCTACGACCACGAGGTCATCGACTCCTCGGCGAAGAAGATCGTCGAGACGGTGACCCGCACTGGTGCGTCGGTCGCGGGCCCGGTGCCGCTGCCCACTGAGAAGAACGTGTACTGCGTCATCAAGTCGCCGCACAAGTACAAGGACTCGCGCGAGCACTTCGAGATGCGCACGCACAAGCGCCTGATCGACATTCTCGACCCCACCCCCAAGACCGTTGACTCTCTGATGCGACTCGACCTCCCGGCCGGTGTCGACATCGAGATCAAGCTCTGA
- the rplX gene encoding 50S ribosomal protein L24 has translation MKIKKGDLVQVITGKDKGKQGKVIAAFPREDRVLVEGVNRVKKHTKAGPTARGSQAGGIVTTEAPIHVSNVQLVVEKDGKKVVTRVGYRFDDEGNKIRVAKRTGEDI, from the coding sequence ATGAAGATCAAGAAGGGCGACCTGGTCCAGGTCATCACCGGTAAGGACAAGGGCAAGCAGGGCAAGGTCATCGCGGCCTTCCCCCGCGAGGACCGTGTCCTGGTCGAGGGTGTCAACCGGGTCAAGAAGCACACCAAGGCCGGTCCGACCGCTCGCGGTTCGCAGGCCGGTGGCATCGTCACCACCGAGGCGCCGATCCACGTCTCCAACGTGCAGCTGGTCGTGGAGAAGGACGGCAAGAAGGTCGTGACCCGCGTCGGTTACCGCTTCGACGACGAGGGCAACAAGATCCGCGTTGCCAAGCGGACGGGTGAGGACATCTGA
- the rplP gene encoding 50S ribosomal protein L16, with protein MLIPRRVKHRKQHHPKRSGAAKGGTTVAFGEYGIQALTPAYVTNRQIEAARIAMTRHIKRGGKVWINIYPDRPLTKKPAETRMGSGKGSPEWWIANVKPGRVMFELSYPNEKIAREALTRAAHKLPMKCRIVKREAGEA; from the coding sequence ATGCTGATCCCCCGTAGGGTCAAGCACCGCAAGCAGCACCACCCCAAGCGCAGCGGCGCTGCCAAGGGTGGCACGACGGTTGCGTTCGGCGAGTACGGCATCCAGGCGCTCACCCCGGCGTATGTGACGAACCGTCAGATCGAGGCCGCTCGTATCGCCATGACGCGTCACATCAAGCGTGGTGGCAAGGTCTGGATCAACATCTACCCGGACCGTCCCCTCACCAAGAAGCCTGCCGAGACCCGCATGGGTTCCGGTAAGGGTTCTCCGGAGTGGTGGATTGCCAACGTCAAGCCCGGACGCGTGATGTTCGAGCTGTCGTACCCCAACGAGAAGATCGCCCGTGAGGCTCTGACTCGCGCCGCCCACAAGCTGCCGATGAAGTGCCGGATCGTCAAGCGCGAGGCAGGTGAAGCGTGA
- the rpsS gene encoding 30S ribosomal protein S19, protein MPRSLKKGPFVDDHLIKKVDAQNEAGTKNVIKTWSRRSMIVPAMLGHTLAVHNGKTHIPVFVTESMVGHKLGEFSPTRTFRGHVKDDRKSKRR, encoded by the coding sequence ATGCCGCGCAGTCTCAAGAAGGGGCCCTTCGTCGACGACCACCTGATCAAGAAGGTGGACGCCCAGAACGAAGCCGGCACCAAGAACGTCATCAAGACCTGGTCCCGTCGCTCCATGATCGTGCCGGCCATGCTCGGCCACACGCTCGCGGTGCACAACGGCAAGACCCACATCCCGGTGTTCGTCACCGAGTCGATGGTCGGCCACAAGCTCGGCGAGTTCTCGCCGACGCGCACCTTCCGGGGCCACGTCAAGGACGACCGGAAGTCGAAGCGCCGCTAG
- the rplD gene encoding 50S ribosomal protein L4, with product MSTVDILSPAGEKTGSVELPAEIFGVEKVSIPLIHQVVVAQNAAARQGTHKTKTRGEVRGGGKKPYRQKGTGRARQGSTRAPQFAGGGVVHGPVPRDYSQRTPKKMKAAALRHALTDRARHNRIHVVTGVIEGETPSTKAAKSLFGKISERKNLLLVVDRADEAAWLSARNLPQVHILEPGQLNTYDVIVSDDVVFTQAALESFVSGPNKANDTEGSEA from the coding sequence ATGAGCACTGTTGACATCCTTTCGCCTGCCGGCGAGAAGACCGGAAGCGTCGAACTCCCCGCGGAGATCTTCGGCGTGGAGAAGGTCAGCATCCCGCTGATCCACCAGGTCGTCGTCGCGCAGAACGCTGCTGCCCGCCAGGGCACGCACAAGACCAAGACCCGCGGTGAAGTCCGTGGTGGCGGTAAGAAGCCTTACCGGCAGAAGGGCACCGGCCGCGCCCGTCAGGGCTCGACCCGCGCGCCGCAGTTCGCCGGTGGTGGCGTCGTGCACGGTCCCGTGCCGCGTGACTACTCGCAGCGGACCCCGAAGAAGATGAAGGCCGCGGCCCTGCGCCACGCCCTCACCGACCGGGCCCGCCACAACCGCATCCACGTCGTCACCGGCGTGATCGAGGGCGAGACCCCGTCCACCAAGGCCGCCAAGTCGCTGTTCGGCAAGATCTCGGAGCGCAAGAACCTGCTCCTGGTCGTCGACCGCGCCGACGAGGCCGCGTGGCTCTCCGCCCGCAACCTGCCCCAGGTCCACATCCTGGAGCCGGGCCAGCTGAACACGTACGACGTGATCGTCTCGGACGATGTGGTCTTCACCCAGGCCGCCCTTGAGTCCTTCGTGTCCGGCCCGAACAAGGCCAACGACACCGAAGGGAGCGAGGCCTGA
- the rpsH gene encoding 30S ribosomal protein S8 — protein sequence MTMTDPIADMLTRLRNANSAYHDSVTMPASKIKSHIAEILQQEGFITGWKVEDAEVGKNLVLELKFGPNRERSIAGIKRISKPGLRVYAKSTNLPKVLGGLGVAIISTSHGLLTDKQAGKKGVGGEVLAYVW from the coding sequence ATGACCATGACTGATCCGATCGCAGACATGCTTACGCGTCTGCGGAACGCGAACTCGGCATACCACGACTCCGTGACGATGCCGGCATCGAAGATCAAGTCGCACATCGCGGAGATCCTCCAGCAGGAGGGCTTCATCACGGGCTGGAAGGTCGAGGACGCCGAGGTCGGCAAGAACCTCGTCCTGGAGCTGAAGTTCGGCCCCAACCGTGAGCGCTCCATCGCGGGCATCAAGCGGATCTCCAAGCCCGGTCTCCGGGTGTACGCGAAGTCCACCAACCTGCCCAAGGTGCTGGGCGGCCTCGGCGTGGCGATCATCTCCACGTCCCACGGGCTCCTCACCGACAAGCAGGCCGGCAAGAAGGGCGTGGGTGGGGAAGTCCTCGCCTACGTCTGGTAG
- the rplV gene encoding 50S ribosomal protein L22, with protein sequence MEARAQARYIRVTPMKARRVVDLIRGMDATEAQAVLRFAPQAASVPVGKVLDSAIANAAHNYDHPDATSLFISEAYVDEGPTLKRFRPRAQGRAYRIRKRTSHITVVVSSKEGTR encoded by the coding sequence ATGGAAGCCAGGGCCCAGGCGCGGTACATCCGCGTCACGCCCATGAAGGCCCGCCGCGTGGTGGACCTTATCCGTGGCATGGACGCCACGGAGGCTCAGGCTGTTCTGCGATTCGCTCCGCAGGCAGCCTCCGTGCCCGTCGGCAAGGTGCTCGACAGCGCCATCGCCAACGCCGCGCACAACTACGACCACCCGGACGCCACTTCGCTGTTCATCAGCGAGGCGTACGTCGACGAGGGTCCGACCCTGAAGCGGTTCCGTCCGCGTGCCCAGGGCCGTGCCTACCGGATCCGCAAGCGGACCAGCCACATCACCGTGGTCGTCAGCAGCAAGGAAGGAACCCGGTAA
- the rplW gene encoding 50S ribosomal protein L23: MATRHPSIASKAAKAAKAARVAKARRHATEGKNTVVTPASKAYTDPRDVLIKPVVSEKSYALLDENKYTFIVDPNANKTQIKQAVQAVFSVKVTGVNTINRQGKRKRTRTGFGQRSATKRAIVTLAEGDRIDIFGGPTA, from the coding sequence ATGGCTACGCGTCACCCGAGCATTGCCTCCAAGGCTGCGAAGGCCGCCAAGGCCGCGCGCGTCGCCAAGGCGCGTCGCCACGCCACCGAGGGCAAGAACACCGTCGTCACCCCGGCGAGCAAGGCGTACACGGACCCCCGTGACGTCCTGATCAAGCCGGTCGTGTCGGAGAAGAGCTACGCGCTCCTCGACGAGAACAAGTACACGTTCATCGTCGACCCGAACGCCAACAAGACCCAGATCAAGCAGGCCGTCCAGGCGGTCTTCTCGGTCAAGGTCACCGGGGTCAACACGATCAACCGCCAGGGCAAGCGCAAGCGGACCCGCACGGGCTTCGGCCAGCGCTCCGCCACCAAGCGCGCGATCGTGACCCTCGCCGAGGGCGACCGTATCGACATCTTCGGCGGTCCGACCGCCTAA
- the rplC gene encoding 50S ribosomal protein L3: protein MTKQIKGILGEKLGMTQVWDENNRVVPVTVVKAGPNVVTQVRTNDADGYESVQIAFGEIDPRKVNKPLKGHFAKADVTPRRHLVEIRTADASEYTLGQEITAEVFEAGVKVDVTGKSKGKGFAGVMKRHNFRGLGAGHGTQRKHRSPGSIGGCATPGRVFKGLRMAGRMGNERVTTQNLTVHAVDAEKGLLLIKGAVPGPNGGLVLVRTAAKGA, encoded by the coding sequence ATGACCAAGCAGATCAAGGGCATCCTGGGCGAGAAGCTCGGCATGACGCAGGTGTGGGACGAGAACAACCGCGTTGTTCCGGTCACCGTCGTCAAGGCCGGCCCGAACGTCGTCACCCAGGTCCGTACGAACGACGCCGACGGCTACGAGTCGGTCCAGATCGCCTTCGGCGAGATCGACCCGCGCAAGGTGAACAAGCCCCTCAAGGGCCACTTCGCCAAGGCCGACGTCACCCCCCGTCGCCACCTCGTCGAGATCCGCACCGCGGACGCCTCCGAGTACACGCTCGGCCAGGAGATCACCGCCGAGGTGTTCGAGGCCGGCGTCAAGGTCGACGTCACCGGCAAGAGCAAGGGCAAGGGCTTCGCCGGTGTCATGAAGCGCCACAACTTCCGTGGCCTCGGCGCCGGGCACGGTACCCAGCGCAAGCACCGCTCCCCCGGTTCCATCGGTGGCTGCGCCACCCCGGGCCGTGTGTTCAAGGGCCTCCGCATGGCGGGTCGCATGGGCAACGAGCGGGTCACCACCCAGAACCTGACCGTCCACGCCGTTGACGCGGAGAAGGGTCTGCTGCTCATCAAGGGCGCGGTTCCCGGTCCGAACGGCGGCCTCGTCCTGGTCCGCACCGCGGCCAAGGGGGCCTGA
- the rplN gene encoding 50S ribosomal protein L14, with amino-acid sequence MIQQESRLRVADNTGAKEILCIRVLGGSGRRYAGIGDVIVATVKDAIPGGNVKKGDVVKAVIVRTVKERRRPDGSYIRFDENAAVILKNDGDPRGTRIFGPVGRELREKKFMKIISLAPEVL; translated from the coding sequence GTGATCCAGCAGGAGTCGCGACTGCGCGTCGCCGACAACACTGGTGCGAAGGAAATCCTTTGCATCCGTGTGCTCGGTGGCTCCGGTCGCCGCTACGCGGGCATCGGTGACGTCATCGTCGCCACCGTCAAGGACGCGATCCCCGGTGGCAACGTGAAGAAGGGTGACGTCGTCAAGGCGGTCATCGTTCGCACCGTCAAGGAGCGCCGCCGTCCGGACGGCTCGTACATCCGCTTCGACGAGAACGCCGCCGTCATTCTGAAGAACGACGGCGACCCTCGTGGCACCCGCATCTTCGGCCCGGTCGGCCGTGAGCTGCGCGAGAAGAAGTTCATGAAGATCATCTCGCTCGCGCCGGAGGTGCTGTAA
- the rplB gene encoding 50S ribosomal protein L2 → MGIRKYKPTTPGRRGSSVADFVEVTRSTPEKSLVRPLHSKGGRNNSGRVTVRHQGGGHKRAYRVIDFRRHDKDGVPAKVAHIEYDPNRTARIALLHYADGEKRYILAPRNLQQGDRVENGPGADIKPGNNLALRNIPVGTTLHAIELRPGGGAKFARSAGASVQLLAKEGAYAHLRMPSGEIRLVDVRCRATVGEVGNAEQSNINWGKAGRKRWLGVRPTVRGVAMNPVDHPHGGGEGKTSGGRHPVSPWGQKEGRTRSPKKASNKYIVRRRKTNKKR, encoded by the coding sequence ATGGGAATCCGCAAGTACAAGCCGACTACGCCGGGCCGCCGTGGCTCCAGCGTCGCCGACTTCGTCGAGGTCACGCGGTCCACGCCGGAGAAGTCGTTGGTCCGCCCCCTGCACAGCAAGGGTGGCCGTAACAACTCCGGTCGTGTGACCGTCCGCCACCAGGGCGGTGGCCACAAGCGCGCCTACCGCGTGATCGACTTCCGTCGTCACGACAAGGACGGCGTGCCGGCGAAGGTCGCGCACATCGAGTACGACCCCAACCGCACCGCGCGCATCGCGCTGCTGCACTACGCCGACGGCGAGAAGCGCTACATCCTCGCCCCGCGCAACCTGCAGCAGGGTGACCGCGTCGAGAACGGTCCCGGGGCCGACATCAAGCCGGGCAACAACCTGGCCCTCCGCAACATCCCGGTCGGTACGACGCTGCACGCGATCGAGCTCCGTCCGGGCGGCGGTGCCAAGTTCGCCCGCTCCGCCGGTGCCTCCGTGCAGCTGCTCGCGAAGGAGGGCGCCTACGCCCACCTCCGCATGCCGTCCGGTGAGATCCGCCTGGTCGACGTGCGCTGCCGCGCCACCGTCGGCGAGGTCGGCAACGCCGAGCAGAGCAACATCAACTGGGGCAAGGCCGGCCGCAAGCGCTGGCTGGGCGTCCGCCCGACCGTTCGCGGTGTGGCGATGAACCCGGTTGACCACCCCCACGGTGGTGGTGAGGGCAAGACCTCCGGTGGTCGCCACCCGGTCAGCCCCTGGGGTCAGAAGGAAGGTCGTACTCGTTCGCCCAAGAAGGCGTCGAACAAGTACATCGTCCGCCGCCGCAAGACGAACAAGAAGCGCTAG
- the rplF gene encoding 50S ribosomal protein L6, protein MSRIGKLPITVPAGVDVTIDGQTVSVKGPKGTLTHTVVAPIEIAKGEDGVLNVTRPNDERQSKALHGLSRTLVANMITGVTQGYVKKLEISGVGYRVTAKGSNLEFALGYSHPITVEAPEGISFKVETPTRFQVEGIDKQKVGEVAANIRKLRKPDPYKAKGVKYEGEVIRRKVGKAGK, encoded by the coding sequence ATGTCGCGCATTGGCAAGCTCCCCATCACGGTTCCCGCCGGCGTGGACGTCACCATCGACGGCCAGACGGTCTCGGTCAAGGGCCCTAAGGGCACGCTGACCCACACCGTCGTGGCGCCGATCGAGATCGCCAAGGGTGAGGACGGCGTCCTGAACGTCACCCGCCCCAACGACGAGCGTCAGAGCAAGGCCCTGCACGGCCTGTCCCGCACGCTGGTGGCGAACATGATCACCGGCGTGACCCAGGGTTACGTGAAGAAGCTCGAGATCAGCGGTGTCGGTTACCGCGTGACGGCCAAGGGCTCGAACCTGGAGTTCGCGCTCGGCTACAGCCACCCGATCACCGTCGAGGCGCCCGAGGGCATCTCCTTCAAGGTGGAGACCCCGACCCGCTTCCAGGTCGAGGGCATCGACAAGCAGAAGGTCGGCGAGGTTGCGGCCAACATCCGCAAGCTGCGCAAGCCCGACCCGTACAAGGCCAAGGGCGTCAAGTACGAGGGCGAAGTCATCCGCCGCAAGGTCGGAAAGGCGGGTAAGTAA
- a CDS encoding type Z 30S ribosomal protein S14: MAKKALIAKAARKPKFAVRAYTRCQRCGRPHSVYRKFGLCRVCLREMAHRGELPGVTKSSW, encoded by the coding sequence ATGGCGAAGAAGGCTCTGATCGCGAAGGCTGCTCGTAAGCCTAAGTTCGCCGTGCGCGCGTACACCCGCTGCCAGCGGTGTGGCCGTCCGCACTCCGTGTACCGCAAGTTCGGCCTGTGCCGCGTGTGCCTCCGTGAGATGGCTCACCGTGGCGAGCTGCCGGGCGTGACCAAGAGCTCCTGGTAA